The DNA window ATTCAAGCCACTTCAGGTGAACTTGTGTTTACTGGGTTCTGGCATCTCAAGAGTCAGCACGTCAATTTGCCTTGCGAACTCTGCCTCCACGGCattctagaaggaaaaaaaaggcacgaGAGGACTCAGCGATCACACAGTAGTTTTTGTATATTCTTCTGACACAAACACATCTGCAGAGATCAAACCTCAGGATATTATTAGCACTGATTAACCCAAGCATTGAACTGAAAGTACTCGCTCCTGCAAGTGGCAGTAGTGTCAGTAGTCACTATAGAGGAACCTCCAAAGGAACAGCCAAAAGCACTTGGTAGCCTTTGTACTATGCCCCAGTGGGACACCTTCAAGCTGAACTGATACGCTCCAGGGTGTACACACCTGAGAAAAGCCTTACAGACCGTTAAGGTGAGCTTGTATTTCTGGAACATgtatttctggaataaaaataagtggATCACCAATCTGACTAGTCCCAtctgaaaacatacagaataCTCTCaaataaatgtgctttctgATCACAGTTGTAAGGCTTATCACTAAATACCTTGTGCCGTATCTATAAACGAGCAGACAGTAACCCAGAGAAATAAGAGACAGCTTCTATGTTCAGACATGGCCCAGCTCGCTCTGGAAAGGTACATATAGACTTCTAAAACAGCTTTAGATGAAGTTTTTCCCAACAATGCCTTGCAGGTTACACAAGCATGTATGAAAcaggcattatttttttatagggAAAGGTCCCTGTTGCAGACGACAAGGCAGCTGTTCAATAACACATGGGCCCTACTACCCTTTGAGAATTCAGGCACAGTAATGAAGGTCATGAGACCAAGAAGCTCTAGCACAGTTGAGTGAATAAACGTTCTGACAGGTGAAGCAGAAAATCCAGAGGGATACAGATACCTAATCCCCGCTGATACCATTATGCTCAACTGCCTTTGTAGCTTTAGATATCGTTCCTGCAACAGTTCCTCCTACCAATATGCACTACTTCTGCCATACCAGAGCAAAAATTTCCCTCTAGAGATCACTAAGACTATAATATGAGGTAGATAAATCCACGAACGATTAATGCATATAGCTCGTTTTGGAATGACAGCACCCATTTAAGTCCCTGTGAAAGATAAAAACTCTTACCAGTTCTCGTTTTACTTCTTCAATCTTCACTTGTACAAGGGAAGGATTCTAATGAGagaaaatggcataaaaatcaatatttcaaCTTGAATCACAGAGTTCCTGCATCATTGCAAGACTCTAATCATGCGCCCCAGGGGATTTCAGGGATAATAAAATCAGTTGTGTACAACCTTCACATGCTATAGATACTGACATTAAAAGCCTATTATCAGTTTGGTTTGGACAATCAGATATTTTTCAAGATTCTGCTATAACCTGATgtctaaagaaatatttttagacaTTTTCCAAAACTACCAATTGAGGAACTAGATTTTAAACATATCCAGGAATGAATTTACCAGAGCACAAGCTTTTAGCAGTGTGCAAGTATGAACCCTCCTCCTTCATTCTGTCTGCACCAGCAGCAAGGCATCAGGGCTCTCCCTGTCTCCACTGACAGGGAGtcagggggagggaggaattgGGGAACCTAATCCAATTTGAACATCCTGTTTTGCctgaggagaggaggcagctgcCTCTTGGAGTAAGATGGATTTAAAAGAGAATCAGTCCCATCCTCTCCCTTCATCTTTTTGTTCTAGGAGGGAGATGGCATTACTTGTATAAGGGAGAAATCAGGTTACAGGAAGGTGTGCTGAGGAGCAAGAACTCTGTTAGGGCTGAGGGGGTGAAGGGTGGTCCAGCAGACAGGTCCCCAGTTCACAACACAAAATACATGATCCATCTCAGAATTTCTACATGACTTTGGACGACTCCCTTTGTTTCTCTGGACCTCTACTCCCTATTTATAAAAATTGGGATAAATCGTTCACCTCCCGGAGGTTACCTGTATTATGGACTGCGGGGTGCTCAGATGAGGAGGTAACAGGAGCCATACCGGGTAACTCAAGTACACCTGCGATCATTTAGTTTACGGCTTTATTTACTGAAGCCAAAACCCACTCAACTATCCGCTCTAGTTTTCACCAAATCTCACTTGAATGACAGAAAATCCTTGATACTCATCTGTAAAAGTAGTGGTGATCTTCCAAAGGAGATCAGAAATACCTGTGCTGAGTTGTCCCAAGTATCTCAGGCAGTGACATACACACATCACACAAAGCCAAACACATTTGTTTCACAGATTTACCGTTTCCCCACAATTTCTTTAAGCCACTATTGTTTACAGAACTGCCCTCAACTGAAACAGTCTTTTGTAACATGggtttttctcatttgaaacgagtaaaatcatttttataaaaggTGCTTCAGAGACCAGCCTAATGAGGTGTGTTCCCAGCACCCACAAGAGAAATCAAGGAAAATGACGGAGCAGCCAGTACTCGTACAAGCTACAGTACTTGCTTAGGGAACAAAGTCTACATATGGgtatttcttcatcatttttacaACGCTGCTCAGAGCTTCAACCTCTGCACTGTGTGCTGTGTCTGCCATATTGACAGCCTGATTTACTAACTTATTAGGACACATGTAATCTAAAAGTTTCTGTTATACTAAGaaactacattttcttctaaatttttaatttctagctAATTCATCTTGATACTGAGCTCAACCAGCTTATTTCTTCACGTCACATTCCTAGACGTTTTGTTAGAGCAAAGTTTGCCAGGCAaacacacttatttttttttggctttgattAATCAATATACAGCTTCCTGTTTAATTGAAGTCTTTTGTTTACACAACTCATTAATAGATCTCTAGAGAGATCTCTCTATCTATTGAAACACGCAACaatttcctttatatttctgAAGTCCATTGAAGTTAATCTGACTGCACATATAAAAggacagtgaaaaataattacaggagTTAAATCTAGGTAGGACTCGAGTTTCTTCTTCAAAAGcacaatttctttctgcatttcagccaGTTTCTGTGGACAGAACAAAGTAGATTACATTCCATAGTCTTACTTGTAGAAGTGATGTAAATCAGCGAAGTACATTTACAATTATCTACGGCATTTCAGAATTCACCCATGTTGGTTAGAGATCTTGCGATCTTTCTCAAAATGCACAGAGAACTAAAAATCTACCATTCACTCAGCTATCAGTCAGTTAAACCCAGTTCAAATTTTTACACAGATGtacttcctcttcctttctgagAACATACAGCATTGTTACCTACAGGATAACCACCCAATCTCACCTCCCTGACAGGAGGAAGCCTGTCAACTCAGAAGCCACCAGAGGACTTTCATGGTCGACATCACTGTAGGCCACACACAGACCTGAGCCCCAAGGAAGGAGATACAGTCTCATGCCTACGGCTTGTGTGTGAAAATTTTGCacatgcaacagaaaaaaagagtccCCAAACATGCACTGCTTTGCTCATTCTGTTAACAAGGGGAAGTAGCTTCTCCATGGGGCTTAAAATTTAACACATTACAAAGCccataatttttttcaaataatcaaCCTAAGACATTCCAAAAAAACGCACTCTGAAGATGAAGTCATTCGTGCTGCCTAATTTACAGTGCTCTTGGCAGAGCAGACATAGAAATGCCAGTGAGTCAAACATGCCCTTTTACTCAGGTTTGGGAAGATGATGAAGGTCAGATAAAGACTAGAAAGGTTCCAATGCCATTTTGTATGTAAAATTCCAACACGATTTTTAGTTGGCACTCTTCTGAAACACTGTGCAATGTCAACATTGCCACCCAGCGCTGGTTCACAAGAATGACAACGTACATttaggaaatgtattttaattgttcAACCTAACAAGGCAAGAAAAGATAgtaaaagagatgaaaagagagACTGAAATGCCCGTTACAGTAATAGCAGGTAACATTAAAACATGTTGAGTGCAGACAGAACAACTCAAACAcattaaatatgtataaatactCAGAACAAAGCTGGATGACCTATAGCTAGTAACTcaagaaatgtgctttttccttaaaaaaacatCCTGCTGGACTTATGATTTAGCTTAAAATGTTAGGtttaaagacaagaaaaaggcACACAGAGGTTCAGAATCTGGGTTTCACTCGACCTCCTCCCTTAGCTCAGCAGCATTTGAGAGATTTGAGAGCAGCTGTATTTCACACACACTAGAAGCAATCAGCTGGGTCATTTTATTTAGTAATTGCAATACACTGGCAGGCATGTAATGAGATATATTCCACAGAATATCTACTCCATTTGCAACATGGATTGCTGTAGAAACATCTGTCTTGTACCATCAGACCTACCTCAGACATGCTCACTAGTGACTGATGCATCAATGATTGATCCAACCCTGTGGCAGCAAGCTGCTCCTACAAACAGGAAAGAGTTCAAACATAAATGACAAAAcataagaggaaagaaaaattttgcCATTTCCTTGGGTTTTGATTGAAAGAGGCAGACAAGAACACAGTCTGAAAAGAGTAGAAACATGCTACTTGAACTACAGCTCTAGCTGGTGTATGAAATCAGTCACTACTAAAATTTATTCCAAGAATAACAAATCTTTCCAGAAAATTAGTGGGAGAAGAGCACATGGCAAGGCTGTGAAGAGGTTTCTCAGTAAAATGTCATTAACACTAATTCAACATTTTCTATCTGGTATTTGTCAGGATATTGAACAGCATCCAAGtattaaataaagcattcaCGTATCCTTCACCACATAGGTAAGGGTGAAGAAGACGGAACAACTTCTGCCTTCAACATTTAATCATTCATTAATCCTCCCCAAATGGCTATATTCAGGATTTTGACACAATTTTCCTCAGTGAATCATAAGCTCTACTGTTAATATAAGAGTATACAGACAAGTTAACAGTACATCACAGCAAGCACAAAGTAGTCTGAGCTAATATTCTCAAAAGGGAAAGTATCTTTGCATTTACCAAAAGACATTCAGAAGAATGTGTCTACTTATCGGGAACAACTGAAGTATGGTAACGACTCATCCTGTTAGCCCACATGTCCAAAATCCAGAAGTTTAGGAAGCCCTAAATCCAGGAGTTTAGGAAGCTCCAGCAATATCCCTAACTAGTTTTGGGCCTGACCAATCACAACTATGCCAACCTATTACAGCATCCTGTTAGGTAATTCCTTCTGTCTACCTCAGCAGCCTTAATCCTGATTCTGAAATCCTCAGATTTGTCTGTCAGGAACTTCGAGTTCTGGGATCGGCTCTCAGCCTTGTCTCTTTCTACCTCAAGatgttcctttgtttttttaagatccctaaaaaaaaaagaaaaagaaacaaacctttACATCCAAAGAGACACCAGTATTCACATACCACTTAGTCATCTATGCTCAAGCTAAACACCATAATACAACCAACTCCAGAGGGAGAGAATGCTTGCGTTTTCCTGTGAGATTCCCCCACGAAAATATCCATGGCTGTCAACTCCAGGCTCCCAAGGGCCACAGGATGAAAGGTCGAGGGGAAAGCCATCTGTGTAACAGCACAGAGTAACAGTCTTCTGCTTAATTCTGTAATTAATTCACTTAGGGACATGTTATGCAGGCTAAACTTATGAGCATAGAAAGGGGCCATGGCAAAACTGGGAGAGACGTGTGAGTCTTCCATCTGTGCTGCAAGAGCACCACAATTACAACTTTGACAGAACCAGACAATAATTAGAATGGAACTGTGGAGATCATCTGGACCAATGCCCAGGGAGGGGCTGATCATAGTGTACTTGGCAAAGCCCTTCAGATGACATCCTTTAGGGAATGGACTTGatactcattatttttttcttttagacttTCACTGGTTAAAGGAAATTCTTACCTAGGAatctttttggttttgcctGGCTCCTTCACTCTAACTACAAAGCCCACAGTAAGTGTGGTAAGATGTGGTTTGCCTTCAACCTCAGCTGAATAGAACTGGTGGAAGATGCTGCCCCAAATCTGAAAACTGCTCGTAAAccatttttggtttaaaataataGGTCTGATCTTAGCCCCAAAGTCTTTTGACTTCTGAATGTGCCCATAACACACAGCTTTTGGCAGATACTTCCCAATACTGTGGATTACAGATGCATCAAAAACCTGTCAGTTCGGTTACCCCGTTAGTTGTCACAAGGAACACACCACACGGCAGAGATCAGCAGCACTGCTTACATCTTTCCCCCTTCTCATCCATTACTCACTCCTCTAACTGCTTTTCCAGCACCAGTGCAGCAGTtagttttttcttaatatcagTCAACTCCAGttccatttctttgttttctgaatctgTTGCGTACAGCTTGGAACTCATATCGTTGATGGCAGAGAAGAAGCTGGTGGAAAGAAAGATTCAGTGGGAATATTCAGTCAACTTTTATGAAGTTCAGAATTATTGTTGTTTACCCCGCACACACTTTCCACAAATGACCTGTTTTTCTCATGTTATGATGCATCAGGTAACTTACTACCAGGTattttagaagaggaaaataaatcactgaaggTATTTGCTTCTCTTAATTAGCAGAGATTTAGTCCAGAAGGGGAAACAGCCCAGCAAACTGAGTACTGGGAAAGGCTAAGCAGGACCTGGCATTCTAGTGAATATAGCCACCAggtttgaaataataaaatgctcCACTCCTGGCTTGCCAAATTGCCTTTGAAATTCAGTTCCTGAAAGTGCATGTCCCTGGGACACACCCAGAAGTATTTCATCCACTTATTCTTCTCAAATTGTTCAGTTCTGCCTGCCCCTCTGTCTCTAAAGAACTGTAAGAACAAAGCTCCtgaacatgattttaaaaaattgtattcCAAGGCAGATTTCAGCTCCTCCTTACTGAGGATGCTCAAGGGACTCCTGCAGTGTTACAGTTTAAGGCCAAGCAGAGGGGCTAAGAAAGAACAGACTAACAGCTGCAATTGCTCTGTGGCTGAGACAAGGAAATCTCCTTACAATAACTGAGGCCTTATAAGAGAGGAGCTGAGACTAAACAACCAGCTACACTTCCACAGTCCTTGCCTCGGCAGTATAAAAGCTGCTCCAGCTTGTGGACAGTTGTAGGGGACACATCCCACAGGCACTGATCACGAAGGCATGGGCCAAAAAGAGATTTAATTGTGGCTAAGGCACCTTCTGGGCTTTAGAGACTTTCcttacagggaaaaatcaagTGTTGTGCTCAGTTTCTGTGTCCTCCAAAGCTGCCCCAATGGTGCCAAAGAAGCTGGACAAGTAAGACCCCTGTTGTGAAAGTACAGTTTGAAACTGTAGAAAGGGAAATAGCACAGACCATCACCCCTTATGCAGAGTGGGAAGAATTACCTGGCAAGAGAGGTGTCCTTCGTTTCGAGTGTCATTGCGCTGTTCACCAGAGTGTTGAGGTAGGCGGTGCCTTCGCTGGACAGGCTGGATAATGAAAGACCCAGGCCTTCTGTGAGAAGGCCCTCTAGATAGTTAGCTGAAAAACAAGTTGAAccaaaaaagatttattttttttaatataactgtTATTTTAGCTCTAGGTAGGACCCAATTCCACTCCAGATGATTTTTTTACCTCTCTGCTATTATGGAAAGAGCCATCATGCTTGTCATATGAAACCTCTGCTAGTAATGATATTCCTTCCTACCAGGGGAGTCTGAAATTGCAGCAGAGCTCACACCCATACCTGTCTGGTAGCGTCCACGTTCTCTGACAGCCTAAGTCAACTGCACAGTCTCCATTACTATTCATTTGATGTCAAATCACTAGAggacttgaagaaaaaaatcaaatagggTTTTTACAACATTGTCTTCTTGTGTGCAACGTCACTCTCTTTACAGAGCAGTAAAATTCCCTCCTGAAAGAAGTCAATGAGGGGAAGATCCTTTAGCACATGTGTTAAGATCTATTATGGCCCCCTGAACCACTCACTTGCtccagaaaaaatgttattggaCACAGAGTCCAGGCTGCAAGAGCATAACTTAATCACCTCACTGTTGTTTCAGATTCCTCAAGTGTTTTCCTTAACAGTGGATTAGCACCAGCTCAGACTCTTAAATTAGCTGTAGGGTCTCTCTGCAATCTATCCAGCCAATATTCTAATGCTGTTCTTATTCAGCAGGCTAGGAGGCTTTAGCAATCTTAGCCCAGCAGGCTAGGAGGCTTTAGCAATCAACCTGCCTGTCCACATTTACAGCCCGCTCAAGCTGGccaaaaaattgcttttgacCAACCTTATGTCAAGAGTGTATTTTGCTGAAAGGAAAGCATGAAGCACGTTGGAGT is part of the Cygnus olor isolate bCygOlo1 chromosome Z, bCygOlo1.pri.v2, whole genome shotgun sequence genome and encodes:
- the HAUS1 gene encoding HAUS augmin-like complex subunit 1, whose translation is MAEAEDMEGKLRRVNSWLKKVFDNQPIPQYEVNAQTIDILCKLEEYSEARDRDIAFLIEDIELKAEEYEADANYLEGLLTEGLGLSLSSLSSEGTAYLNTLVNSAMTLETKDTSLASFFSAINDMSSKLYATDSENKEMELELTDIKKKLTAALVLEKQLEEDLKKTKEHLEVERDKAESRSQNSKFLTDKSEDFRIRIKAAEEQLAATGLDQSLMHQSLVSMSEKLAEMQKEIVLLKKKLESYLDLTPNPSLVQVKIEEVKRELNAVEAEFARQIDVLTLEMPEPSKHKFT